One Apostichopus japonicus isolate 1M-3 chromosome 7, ASM3797524v1, whole genome shotgun sequence genomic region harbors:
- the LOC139969961 gene encoding NACHT, LRR and PYD domains-containing protein 3-like isoform X3 yields MLPKTKTHRTPEEEQFIKELKAKYELLYHSVQPLPYIRDRMYCVDKVYVYSGIERLVEQAHGNKMWKLLESHHELLKKPENCGRQIIEGEPGSGKSTLTLQLAYDWCQRVPKSPLSNVPVLIYLRLRQLRGVKSIYQAIRRFILPRDSDLSEVIVESIIKNFSGVLVILDGFDEYPDKDDQETDISLILRREMLQDIDVILTTRPFYLPKELAPHTDRIRLTGFNEDIRDQYIRKAVVHGDEQAAREIILKLQQNPLIGDLCQVRLLFVLFAHMSHENKDLKTFKSVTSFFRNVIACLHSHLMNKPIEKVIFDLKHDELNKVAFEALSCRNQLIVWDSTSLRKRLGDDFYEQYLKTGIFFEEEILTGDQFLYKKEVRFCHKLFCEWYAAHYIADYLSQESLTSATTESQSVAELLRYLDPFELHYVYRFACGLNKTASGKIVNYLQNNLKHKKFAMMCMLEQDYKSENIVDAITKLASKVVHVHGDDSQVHQRSTLQVLEFASATQITIACLHLTMAFKECDGYTILLQSGLSLCPLVTVEKIHIELEKEGNEPYAISEIQLTNIFCFGLRCQSVKELSFSECLLPLSPSQESINAEMISRKLKIYWRDYGYSLNLHSGDWEVDNINIIESLCSERLQIWTKDSKLQQNSTLQLLKNASNNDIPIFHLELLQSFSKADAGNIILCSGLQLSCPVSLKKLSIDTYEEGRELTETEVVGILMFAQHSQRLEKLMFLFCLLPQSIAAEDIPSILKSRKVRVTWLPYDSGKIYDLNLESGRWMYDDRTLDVTDAVYSKEVSEFREVWQGTDCQKARERKLKVPKDDTLTPLLTATSV; encoded by the exons ATGTTGCCCAAGACTAAGACTCACCGCACACCTG AGGAGGAACAATTCATCAAGGAACTAAAGGCAAAGTATGAGTTACTTTATCACTCCGTACAACCATTGCCTTACATCAGAGACAGAATGTATTGTGTTGATAAAGTATATGTTTATAGTGGCATTGAACGGTTAGTTGAACAAGCACATGGAAACAAAATGTGGAAACTTTTAGAGTCACATCATGAACTACTAAAGAAACCTGAGAATTGTGGCAGGCAAATTATAGAGGGCGAACCTGGATCCGGAAAATCAACACTGACACTACAGCTTGCATACGATTGGTGCCAAAGAGTTCCAAAATCCCCTTTAAGTAACGTACCGGTACTTATTTACCTGCGGCTAAGACAACTGAGAGGGGTGAAGTCAATATACCAAGCAATACGGCGTTTTATATTACCCAGAGACTCAGATCTGAGTGAGGTTATAGTGGAATCAATCATAAAGAATTTTTCAGGTGTGTTGGTTATTTTGGATGGATTTGACGAATACCCTGATAAAGACGATCaagaaactgatatttctcttatCCTTCGGAGAGAAATGTTGCAGGATATAGACGTCATTCTGACTACCAGGCCTTTCTACTTACCGAAAGAACTTGCACCGCATACTGATCGAATACGTTTAACAGGTTTCAACGAGGATATCCGAGATCAATATATTCGGAAAGCAGTTGTACACGGTGACGAACAAGCTGCCAGGGAAATAATACTTAAACTCCAACAAAACCCTCTAATTGGTGACTTGTGTCAAGTtcgtttgttgtttgttttgtttgctcaCATGAGCCACGagaacaaagacttgaagaCATTCAAATCCGTTACTAGCTTCTTTCGTAATGTGATAGCTTGCTTACATAGTCATTTGATGAACAAACCAATTGAAAAGGTAATTTTTGACTTAAAACATGATGAGTTGAACAAGGTTGCTTTTGAGGCATTGAGCTGTAGAAACCAACTGATTGTGTGGGATAGTACTTCCCTGAGAAAACGACTTGGGGATGACTTTTATGAGCAGTATCTTAAAACTGGAATATTTTTTGAGGAAGAAATACTGACTGGTGATCAATTTCTCTACAAAAAGGAAGTCAGATTCTGCCACAAATTGTTCTGTGAGTGGTATGCTGCCCACTACATTGCTGATTATCTATCTCAAGAATCTTTAACCTCTGCCACAACAGAGAGCCAGAGTGTAGCTGAACTGCTCCGTTATTTGGATCCCTTTGAACTTCACTATGTTTACAGATTTGCCTGTGGTCTAAATAAGACTGCTTCGggtaaaattgtaaattatctGCAAAACAACCTTAAACATAAAAAGTTTGCTATGATGTGTATGCTGGAACAAGACTATAAAAGTGAGAATATTGTTGATGCAATCACAAAGTTGGCCTCTAAAGTGGTCCACGTACATGGCGATGACAGTCAAGTACATCAGAGATCTACTTTACAAGTTTTGGAATTTGCGAGTGCAACACAG ATTACCATAGCTTGCCTACACCTGACCATGGCCTTCAAGGAGTGTGATGGATACACTATTTTACTCCAATCTGGCCTCTCTCTCTGTCCTTTAGTGACAgtagaaaagatacacatagaGCTTGAGAAGGAGGGAAATGAACCGTATGCAATATCAGAGATACAGTTAACAAACATCTTCTGTTTTGGGCTTCGTTGTCAGTCTGTTAAGGAGCTGTC GTTCAGTGAATGTCTGCTGCCTCTTTCGCCCTCTCAAGAGTCTATCAATGCAGAGATGATATCTAGGAAACTTAAAA TATACTGGCGAGACTACGGTTACAGCCTGAATCTCCATTCTGGTGATTGGGAG gttgataatatcaatattattgagTCACTGTGTTCAGAGAGGTTACAGATCTGGACTAAAGATAGTAAATTACAACAGAATAGTACTTTGCAGCTACTGAAGAACGCATCTAACAATGAT ATCCCCATCTTCCATCTGGAGCTTCTACAATCCTTCTCCAAGGCTGATGCTGGTAACATCATCCTCTGTTCAGGGCTACAATTGTCCTGTCCTGTGTCATTAAAGAAGCTATCGATAGATACATATGAGGAGGGAAGAGAACTGACAGAGACAGAGGTTGTTGGCATATTGATGTTTGCACAACATTCACAGCGATTGGAAAAGCTAAT GTTCTTATTTTGTCTGTTGCCCCAGTCTATTGCTGCTGAGGATATTCCTTCAATATTGAAGTCAAGGAAAGTGAGAG TCACTTGGTTACCGTACGATAGTGGCAAAATTTATGACCTCAACCTTGAATCTGGTAGATGGATG TATGATGATCGTACGCTCGATGTGACAGATGCAGTTTACAGCAAGGAG GTTAGTGAATTCCGGGAAGTATGgca GGGTACAGACTGTCAAAAGGCTAGAGAAAGGAAACTGAAGGTACCCAAAGATGATACACTGACGCCACTGCTAACTGCCACATCAGTATAA
- the LOC139969961 gene encoding NACHT, LRR and PYD domains-containing protein 3-like isoform X2 produces MKVLNFRRSQRKILEEEEMLPKTKTHRTPEEEQFIKELKAKYELLYHSVQPLPYIRDRMYCVDKVYVYSGIERLVEQAHGNKMWKLLESHHELLKKPENCGRQIIEGEPGSGKSTLTLQLAYDWCQRVPKSPLSNVPVLIYLRLRQLRGVKSIYQAIRRFILPRDSDLSEVIVESIIKNFSGVLVILDGFDEYPDKDDQETDISLILRREMLQDIDVILTTRPFYLPKELAPHTDRIRLTGFNEDIRDQYIRKAVVHGDEQAAREIILKLQQNPLIGDLCQVRLLFVLFAHMSHENKDLKTFKSVTSFFRNVIACLHSHLMNKPIEKVIFDLKHDELNKVAFEALSCRNQLIVWDSTSLRKRLGDDFYEQYLKTGIFFEEEILTGDQFLYKKEVRFCHKLFCEWYAAHYIADYLSQESLTSATTESQSVAELLRYLDPFELHYVYRFACGLNKTASGKIVNYLQNNLKHKKFAMMCMLEQDYKSENIVDAITKLASKVVHVHGDDSQVHQRSTLQVLEFASATQITIACLHLTMAFKECDGYTILLQSGLSLCPLVTVEKIHIELEKEGNEPYAISEIQLTNIFCFGLRCQSVKELSFSECLLPLSPSQESINAEMISRKLKIYWRDYGYSLNLHSGDWEVDNINIIESLCSERLQIWTKDSKLQQNSTLQLLKNASNNDIPIFHLELLQSFSKADAGNIILCSGLQLSCPVSLKKLSIDTYEEGRELTETEVVGILMFAQHSQRLEKLMFLFCLLPQSIAAEDIPSILKSRKVRVTWLPYDSGKIYDLNLESGRWMYDDRTLDVTDAVYSKEVSEFREVWQGTDCQKARERKLKVPKDDTLTPLLTATSV; encoded by the exons ATGAAAG TGTTAAACTTCCGAAGGAGTCAGAGGAAAATTTTGGAAGAAGAAGAG ATGTTGCCCAAGACTAAGACTCACCGCACACCTG AGGAGGAACAATTCATCAAGGAACTAAAGGCAAAGTATGAGTTACTTTATCACTCCGTACAACCATTGCCTTACATCAGAGACAGAATGTATTGTGTTGATAAAGTATATGTTTATAGTGGCATTGAACGGTTAGTTGAACAAGCACATGGAAACAAAATGTGGAAACTTTTAGAGTCACATCATGAACTACTAAAGAAACCTGAGAATTGTGGCAGGCAAATTATAGAGGGCGAACCTGGATCCGGAAAATCAACACTGACACTACAGCTTGCATACGATTGGTGCCAAAGAGTTCCAAAATCCCCTTTAAGTAACGTACCGGTACTTATTTACCTGCGGCTAAGACAACTGAGAGGGGTGAAGTCAATATACCAAGCAATACGGCGTTTTATATTACCCAGAGACTCAGATCTGAGTGAGGTTATAGTGGAATCAATCATAAAGAATTTTTCAGGTGTGTTGGTTATTTTGGATGGATTTGACGAATACCCTGATAAAGACGATCaagaaactgatatttctcttatCCTTCGGAGAGAAATGTTGCAGGATATAGACGTCATTCTGACTACCAGGCCTTTCTACTTACCGAAAGAACTTGCACCGCATACTGATCGAATACGTTTAACAGGTTTCAACGAGGATATCCGAGATCAATATATTCGGAAAGCAGTTGTACACGGTGACGAACAAGCTGCCAGGGAAATAATACTTAAACTCCAACAAAACCCTCTAATTGGTGACTTGTGTCAAGTtcgtttgttgtttgttttgtttgctcaCATGAGCCACGagaacaaagacttgaagaCATTCAAATCCGTTACTAGCTTCTTTCGTAATGTGATAGCTTGCTTACATAGTCATTTGATGAACAAACCAATTGAAAAGGTAATTTTTGACTTAAAACATGATGAGTTGAACAAGGTTGCTTTTGAGGCATTGAGCTGTAGAAACCAACTGATTGTGTGGGATAGTACTTCCCTGAGAAAACGACTTGGGGATGACTTTTATGAGCAGTATCTTAAAACTGGAATATTTTTTGAGGAAGAAATACTGACTGGTGATCAATTTCTCTACAAAAAGGAAGTCAGATTCTGCCACAAATTGTTCTGTGAGTGGTATGCTGCCCACTACATTGCTGATTATCTATCTCAAGAATCTTTAACCTCTGCCACAACAGAGAGCCAGAGTGTAGCTGAACTGCTCCGTTATTTGGATCCCTTTGAACTTCACTATGTTTACAGATTTGCCTGTGGTCTAAATAAGACTGCTTCGggtaaaattgtaaattatctGCAAAACAACCTTAAACATAAAAAGTTTGCTATGATGTGTATGCTGGAACAAGACTATAAAAGTGAGAATATTGTTGATGCAATCACAAAGTTGGCCTCTAAAGTGGTCCACGTACATGGCGATGACAGTCAAGTACATCAGAGATCTACTTTACAAGTTTTGGAATTTGCGAGTGCAACACAG ATTACCATAGCTTGCCTACACCTGACCATGGCCTTCAAGGAGTGTGATGGATACACTATTTTACTCCAATCTGGCCTCTCTCTCTGTCCTTTAGTGACAgtagaaaagatacacatagaGCTTGAGAAGGAGGGAAATGAACCGTATGCAATATCAGAGATACAGTTAACAAACATCTTCTGTTTTGGGCTTCGTTGTCAGTCTGTTAAGGAGCTGTC GTTCAGTGAATGTCTGCTGCCTCTTTCGCCCTCTCAAGAGTCTATCAATGCAGAGATGATATCTAGGAAACTTAAAA TATACTGGCGAGACTACGGTTACAGCCTGAATCTCCATTCTGGTGATTGGGAG gttgataatatcaatattattgagTCACTGTGTTCAGAGAGGTTACAGATCTGGACTAAAGATAGTAAATTACAACAGAATAGTACTTTGCAGCTACTGAAGAACGCATCTAACAATGAT ATCCCCATCTTCCATCTGGAGCTTCTACAATCCTTCTCCAAGGCTGATGCTGGTAACATCATCCTCTGTTCAGGGCTACAATTGTCCTGTCCTGTGTCATTAAAGAAGCTATCGATAGATACATATGAGGAGGGAAGAGAACTGACAGAGACAGAGGTTGTTGGCATATTGATGTTTGCACAACATTCACAGCGATTGGAAAAGCTAAT GTTCTTATTTTGTCTGTTGCCCCAGTCTATTGCTGCTGAGGATATTCCTTCAATATTGAAGTCAAGGAAAGTGAGAG TCACTTGGTTACCGTACGATAGTGGCAAAATTTATGACCTCAACCTTGAATCTGGTAGATGGATG TATGATGATCGTACGCTCGATGTGACAGATGCAGTTTACAGCAAGGAG GTTAGTGAATTCCGGGAAGTATGgca GGGTACAGACTGTCAAAAGGCTAGAGAAAGGAAACTGAAGGTACCCAAAGATGATACACTGACGCCACTGCTAACTGCCACATCAGTATAA
- the LOC139969961 gene encoding NACHT, LRR and PYD domains-containing protein 3-like isoform X1 has product MISGEVVVIELNVYLDNKGTLGSSKVAVVTIIIVVLLILVVLVVCMKVLNFRRSQRKILEEEEMLPKTKTHRTPEEEQFIKELKAKYELLYHSVQPLPYIRDRMYCVDKVYVYSGIERLVEQAHGNKMWKLLESHHELLKKPENCGRQIIEGEPGSGKSTLTLQLAYDWCQRVPKSPLSNVPVLIYLRLRQLRGVKSIYQAIRRFILPRDSDLSEVIVESIIKNFSGVLVILDGFDEYPDKDDQETDISLILRREMLQDIDVILTTRPFYLPKELAPHTDRIRLTGFNEDIRDQYIRKAVVHGDEQAAREIILKLQQNPLIGDLCQVRLLFVLFAHMSHENKDLKTFKSVTSFFRNVIACLHSHLMNKPIEKVIFDLKHDELNKVAFEALSCRNQLIVWDSTSLRKRLGDDFYEQYLKTGIFFEEEILTGDQFLYKKEVRFCHKLFCEWYAAHYIADYLSQESLTSATTESQSVAELLRYLDPFELHYVYRFACGLNKTASGKIVNYLQNNLKHKKFAMMCMLEQDYKSENIVDAITKLASKVVHVHGDDSQVHQRSTLQVLEFASATQITIACLHLTMAFKECDGYTILLQSGLSLCPLVTVEKIHIELEKEGNEPYAISEIQLTNIFCFGLRCQSVKELSFSECLLPLSPSQESINAEMISRKLKIYWRDYGYSLNLHSGDWEVDNINIIESLCSERLQIWTKDSKLQQNSTLQLLKNASNNDIPIFHLELLQSFSKADAGNIILCSGLQLSCPVSLKKLSIDTYEEGRELTETEVVGILMFAQHSQRLEKLMFLFCLLPQSIAAEDIPSILKSRKVRVTWLPYDSGKIYDLNLESGRWMYDDRTLDVTDAVYSKEVSEFREVWQGTDCQKARERKLKVPKDDTLTPLLTATSV; this is encoded by the exons ACAACAAGGGGACTTTGGGTTCATCGAAAGTTGCTGTGGTTACAATTATAATTGTAGTACTTCTAATTCTGGTGGTTTTGGTCGTCTGTATGAAAG TGTTAAACTTCCGAAGGAGTCAGAGGAAAATTTTGGAAGAAGAAGAG ATGTTGCCCAAGACTAAGACTCACCGCACACCTG AGGAGGAACAATTCATCAAGGAACTAAAGGCAAAGTATGAGTTACTTTATCACTCCGTACAACCATTGCCTTACATCAGAGACAGAATGTATTGTGTTGATAAAGTATATGTTTATAGTGGCATTGAACGGTTAGTTGAACAAGCACATGGAAACAAAATGTGGAAACTTTTAGAGTCACATCATGAACTACTAAAGAAACCTGAGAATTGTGGCAGGCAAATTATAGAGGGCGAACCTGGATCCGGAAAATCAACACTGACACTACAGCTTGCATACGATTGGTGCCAAAGAGTTCCAAAATCCCCTTTAAGTAACGTACCGGTACTTATTTACCTGCGGCTAAGACAACTGAGAGGGGTGAAGTCAATATACCAAGCAATACGGCGTTTTATATTACCCAGAGACTCAGATCTGAGTGAGGTTATAGTGGAATCAATCATAAAGAATTTTTCAGGTGTGTTGGTTATTTTGGATGGATTTGACGAATACCCTGATAAAGACGATCaagaaactgatatttctcttatCCTTCGGAGAGAAATGTTGCAGGATATAGACGTCATTCTGACTACCAGGCCTTTCTACTTACCGAAAGAACTTGCACCGCATACTGATCGAATACGTTTAACAGGTTTCAACGAGGATATCCGAGATCAATATATTCGGAAAGCAGTTGTACACGGTGACGAACAAGCTGCCAGGGAAATAATACTTAAACTCCAACAAAACCCTCTAATTGGTGACTTGTGTCAAGTtcgtttgttgtttgttttgtttgctcaCATGAGCCACGagaacaaagacttgaagaCATTCAAATCCGTTACTAGCTTCTTTCGTAATGTGATAGCTTGCTTACATAGTCATTTGATGAACAAACCAATTGAAAAGGTAATTTTTGACTTAAAACATGATGAGTTGAACAAGGTTGCTTTTGAGGCATTGAGCTGTAGAAACCAACTGATTGTGTGGGATAGTACTTCCCTGAGAAAACGACTTGGGGATGACTTTTATGAGCAGTATCTTAAAACTGGAATATTTTTTGAGGAAGAAATACTGACTGGTGATCAATTTCTCTACAAAAAGGAAGTCAGATTCTGCCACAAATTGTTCTGTGAGTGGTATGCTGCCCACTACATTGCTGATTATCTATCTCAAGAATCTTTAACCTCTGCCACAACAGAGAGCCAGAGTGTAGCTGAACTGCTCCGTTATTTGGATCCCTTTGAACTTCACTATGTTTACAGATTTGCCTGTGGTCTAAATAAGACTGCTTCGggtaaaattgtaaattatctGCAAAACAACCTTAAACATAAAAAGTTTGCTATGATGTGTATGCTGGAACAAGACTATAAAAGTGAGAATATTGTTGATGCAATCACAAAGTTGGCCTCTAAAGTGGTCCACGTACATGGCGATGACAGTCAAGTACATCAGAGATCTACTTTACAAGTTTTGGAATTTGCGAGTGCAACACAG ATTACCATAGCTTGCCTACACCTGACCATGGCCTTCAAGGAGTGTGATGGATACACTATTTTACTCCAATCTGGCCTCTCTCTCTGTCCTTTAGTGACAgtagaaaagatacacatagaGCTTGAGAAGGAGGGAAATGAACCGTATGCAATATCAGAGATACAGTTAACAAACATCTTCTGTTTTGGGCTTCGTTGTCAGTCTGTTAAGGAGCTGTC GTTCAGTGAATGTCTGCTGCCTCTTTCGCCCTCTCAAGAGTCTATCAATGCAGAGATGATATCTAGGAAACTTAAAA TATACTGGCGAGACTACGGTTACAGCCTGAATCTCCATTCTGGTGATTGGGAG gttgataatatcaatattattgagTCACTGTGTTCAGAGAGGTTACAGATCTGGACTAAAGATAGTAAATTACAACAGAATAGTACTTTGCAGCTACTGAAGAACGCATCTAACAATGAT ATCCCCATCTTCCATCTGGAGCTTCTACAATCCTTCTCCAAGGCTGATGCTGGTAACATCATCCTCTGTTCAGGGCTACAATTGTCCTGTCCTGTGTCATTAAAGAAGCTATCGATAGATACATATGAGGAGGGAAGAGAACTGACAGAGACAGAGGTTGTTGGCATATTGATGTTTGCACAACATTCACAGCGATTGGAAAAGCTAAT GTTCTTATTTTGTCTGTTGCCCCAGTCTATTGCTGCTGAGGATATTCCTTCAATATTGAAGTCAAGGAAAGTGAGAG TCACTTGGTTACCGTACGATAGTGGCAAAATTTATGACCTCAACCTTGAATCTGGTAGATGGATG TATGATGATCGTACGCTCGATGTGACAGATGCAGTTTACAGCAAGGAG GTTAGTGAATTCCGGGAAGTATGgca GGGTACAGACTGTCAAAAGGCTAGAGAAAGGAAACTGAAGGTACCCAAAGATGATACACTGACGCCACTGCTAACTGCCACATCAGTATAA